Proteins encoded by one window of Cyanobium sp. NS01:
- a CDS encoding ribosome assembly cofactor RimP, with product MPHPLLPKLEAVARQTCAAHGCELMGVALLSHRIPMTLQVLVQRASGGEITLDNCAALSPPLVEALESEGLLTDEAYVLEVSSPGIGEELRDDRDFRSFRGFPVAVHFRDAKGSASRCEGLLLERTASELQINQRGRTRRIPREAVTQVLLVTPAIES from the coding sequence GTGCCCCATCCCCTGCTGCCCAAACTGGAAGCCGTGGCGCGGCAGACGTGTGCCGCCCATGGCTGTGAGCTCATGGGGGTGGCACTGCTCAGCCATCGGATTCCGATGACGTTGCAGGTGCTGGTGCAGCGGGCTTCAGGCGGCGAGATCACGCTCGACAACTGTGCAGCGCTGTCCCCACCGCTTGTGGAGGCGCTTGAATCCGAGGGGTTGCTGACCGACGAGGCCTATGTTCTGGAGGTCAGCAGCCCCGGCATCGGCGAGGAACTGCGCGACGACCGGGACTTCCGCAGCTTTCGCGGCTTCCCTGTGGCCGTGCACTTCCGCGACGCCAAGGGATCGGCAAGCCGCTGCGAGGGCCTTCTTCTGGAGCGCACCGCGAGCGAGCTTCAGATCAACCAGCGCGGCCGCACCAGGCGGATCCCCCGCGAAGCCGTGACCCAGGTGCTCCTGGTCACGCCGGCCATTGAGAGCTGA